Within Mycobacterium botniense, the genomic segment ATGACCTGCGCTACGCCATTGACCCTTCATCTCTGTATGACGAACTAGGTTGGGCACCAAAGCATACCGACTTTGACGAAGGCCTGCGCGCCACCATTGAATGGTACCGCAACAACGAGTCATGGTGGGGTCCACTGAAAGACGCTGTAGAAGCCCGGTACGAACAACGCGGTCAATGATATGGACGCACGCGAACTCGACATTCCCGGAGCCTGGGAGATCACACCGCAGCTGCACGCCGATAGCCGCGGACTGTTTTTCGAGTGGCTCACCGACCACGGATTCACCGCATTCGCCGGGCACCGCTTGGATGTCAGGCAGGCCAACTGCTCGGTCTCACATGCGGGCGTGCTGCGTGGACTGCATTTCGCGGAGTTGCCGCCGAGTCAGGCGAAGTACGTAACCTGCGTTTCCGGATCGGTTTTCGACGTCGTCGTCGACATCCGCCTTGGCTCTCCGACATTCGGCCAGTGGAGCTCGGTGCTGCTCGACGACCGAGAGCGCAAATCCGTCTACATTTCCGAAGGCCTCGCGCACGGCTTCCTTGCTCTGCAAGATAATTCGACAGTCATGTACTTGTGCTCGACACCATACAACCCGCAGCGCGAACACGCGATAAACGCCACGGATCCAGCGTTGGCGATAGCCTGGCCGCGGGTCAACGGAGCACCACGGCTTTCAGAGCGGGACGCTGCGGCCGCTTCTCTCGCCGAGGTGCACGCTGCCGGTTTGCTGCCTACGTGGGAAGCCTGCCGCGCCTTCACCAAGGGGCTTGGCCGGCGCTGAATTACTCGAAAGATCATCTTGCGTTGTGCATCTCGGGAAACGGGCCGCCGACCGGAACCGCCGAAGCCACGATCTTCTCGATCGCGTCAAGATCCGCGTCAGAAAGCGTTACCTCGGCGGCCGCGGCACTGTCCTGAAGGTAGCCAAGATGCTGCGCGCCGACGATAGCAACGTGCACGCCGGGTTGTGCAAGCGTCCATGCGATCGCCAACTGGCTGAGGGTGATGCCGAGGTCGTCAGCAAAAACCCTGAGATTCTCAATGACTTCTAAGTTCTTCAGGAAGCCGTCACCATTGAAGATATCGGACTTTGCGCGCCAGTCGTCGGGAGCGAACTTGGTGGCACGGCCGACCGTTCCGGTCAACAAGCCATGTGCCAGAGGCCCGTACACGAAGACCCCAATATTGTTTGCGCGGCAATACGGCAGCAAATCGCGCTCGATGTCGCGGCGAAGCAGATGATACGGCGGCTGCACCGCCTCCACCGGAAGCGTGGCCGAGAACTCCTTCACTTGCGCGGTGTCGTAGTTCGACACACCCACATGTCGAATCTTGCCCTCGGACAAAAGATCTGCGAGTGCGCCGGCGGTCTCGGACGCGGGTACGCCCGGATCAGGCCAGTGCACCAGGTATAAATCGATGTAGTCGACTCCCAGTGCGCTCAGGCTGGAGTGCACTCCTTGCCGCAGCCATTCCGGGCTGGCGTCGCGGGCGAGCCCGTCGTCGGTCTGACGTAAACCGCCTTTGGTGGCGATGACGACCTCGTCCCGAGAACGTGCAAGGTCGGTCCGAAGAGCTTGACCGAGAAGGCGCTCGGATGCTCCGAATCCGTATTGCTGTGCGGTGTCGAAGAAGTTGATGCCAAGCTCGCGGGCATGACGGATCATTGCGATCGCGGCATCCTCATCGGCGCGCCCCCAGTCGCTGCAGAATTCCCAGGTGCCGAAGGCGATCCGCGAGACGTTAAGGCCCGTTGCGCCGAGTGTAGTGGTTTTCATGTCAACCTTTTCTTTGGATCTTTTGGACATTCTTTGGGCACATGTCAACTGCTACAGGCGAGGAAGCTTCCGGTCGGCCCTCGTCAACGACAGTGTTGCTGCCACCTACCCAAGTACCCGATTTTCACCGAATATCAATCGCCGAGCCGAAATCGATGAGAGTCGGCCTTCAGCTGGACCGTCATGTGGCCGCTCGACCCTAGTACAGGGCACTGTCGAGGACGCCGCTCACAGCCCGGGCCGGTCCACGACTACCCGGAGCGGTGCGAATGGCCACACCGGCGCGGCACACTCCTGCGCCTGCCCGAGGTCGTTGTGTTCTTCATGCATCACACGCAGGTGCGAACGCCAGCATACCGCATGACATCGGGTTGCGCCACCACCCAGCCAGCCCTACAGCTCCTGTCGCTATCGAAAAACCGTTCCTCACCTGGAGGTTCGATAGGAGTTCGGTAGGAGTGCGATAGGAGTGAGCATTTCAGCATTGCGCGACTTCGGTTTTGGCTGATTGATTTCCATAGATGTTCCATAGGTCTTCCAAAGATGCGACGCCAGAGACAAATCCACTATTCCTCGGCCAGTTTTGGGCTGGAAAGCTTGCGATGCCACTACACGACCGCTAGCCTGGGCCCCGGCTGATGTTTGGCACCGTTGTATGCAGACCGGGTTATGTACCGGTTTCAGCGGTGAAGAGCGCACATCACCAAAGTCGGTCCGAGAGACCATGTTTCCTCAGGTTAGGAGGATGATGACCACATTTTCTCAGGTACGAGAGTTGACGACAATCAACGACACATTCGGTTCGATTCCTTCGGTCAGTCTCAACGACAACACGAAGATGCCGGTTCTCGGCCTTGGTGTCGCTAAACTTTCCGACGCCCAGACTGAGGAATCGGTGGCAGCGGCCTTGGAAGCGGGATGCCGGTTGATCGACACCGCCGCGGCCTACGGCAATGAGGAAGCCGTCGGCCGCGCGATCGCAGCGTCCAACATCCCACGTGAGGAGCTTTTTGTCACCACCAAGCTGGGAACCTCCTGCCAAGGCTACGACAGCGCGCAGCAGGCATGTGAGGCCAGCTTGGAACGTCTTGGCCTGGACTACATCGACCTTTATCTGATTCACTGGCCGGCGCCGCAAATCGGGAAATTCGTCGAGAGTTTCGAGGGCATGATCCAGTCGCGTGAGGCTGGTCACACTCGCTCGATCGGTGTGTCGAACTTTACCGAAGAACACCTCGACGAGATCATTGAAAAGACTGACACGGTGCCCGCCGTCAATCAGATCGAGCTGCACCCGCGGTTGAATCAGGCGGAGCTACGCGCCGCAAATGCCGAGCGCGGCATCGTCACCCAGTCCTACAGCCCGCTCGGCGTCGGCCGACTGCTCGACCACCCGACCGTGACATCGGTGGCAGCCGAGTATGACCGCACACCCGCGCAAGTTCTCCTCCGCTGGAACCTGCAACTGGATAACGTCGTCGTCTCGCGCTCCGGGAAGCCGGAACGTGTGGTGGAAAACCTCGACGTGTTCGATTTCGAGCTGGCCGAAGAGCACGTGGAGAAGCTGAACAGCCTGCATGATGGGACTCGCGTGCTCCACGACCCACTAACCTTCACCGGCACCTGAGGCGTGCCGCTCGGCGCGGCGCCCTGCCCGGCGGTGCGTCGACCGAATCCCGATGCGGTCAACACGGGGGTGGTTGCGGGTTCGATGCCCCGGTTACTAGGATATGCAAGTATCCCGTGCTTGTTCCAGCCGACCGAGGACGCCCATGACCACGCACATCCCGCACTTCATCGACGGTCGACGCACCGCCGCGCCATCCGCCCGCTCGGCTGAGGTGTTCGATCCCAACACCGGCAGGGTGGCTGCGCTGGTCCCGATGGGCGGCAAGGCCGAGGTCGATGCCGCTGTGGCATCGGCGAAAGCGGCGCAGACGGGCTGGGCGGCGTGGAATCCGCAGCGTCGGGCCCGGGTGTTGATGCGGTTCATCGAGCTGGTCAACGACCATGTTGACGAGCTGGCTGAGCTGCTTTCCCTTGAGCACGGCAAGACGCTGGCCGACTCCCGCGGCGACATCCAGCGTGGTATCGAGGTGATCGAGTTTTGCATCGGCATCCCGCATCTGCTCAAGGGCGAGTACAGCGAGGGCGCCGGGCCGGGCATCGACGTGTACTCGATTCGCCAGCCTTTGGGCGTGGTCGCCGGGATCACGCCGTTCAACTTCCCGGCGATGATCCCGTTGTGGAAAGCCGGACCGGCACTCGCATGTGGAAATGCGTTCATTCTCAAACCGTCCGAACGCGACCCGTCGGTGCCGGTGCGGCTGGCTGAGCTGTTTATCGAAGCTGGCCTGCCCCCGGGCGTGTTCCAGGTGGTGCACGGCGACAAAGAAGCCGTCGACGCCATTGTGGCCCACCCCGATATCAAGGCGGTCGGGTTTGTCGGCAGCTCCGATATCGCGCAGTACATCTACGCGACCGCCGCCGCGCACGGCAAGCGCGCCCAATGCTTCGGCGGTGCCAAAAACCATATGATCGTGATGCCCGACGCCGATCTCGACCAGGCGGTGGACGCCCTGGTCGGCGCTGGATATGGCAGCGCCGGTGAACGATGCATGGCGATCAGCGTCGCGGTGCCGGTCGGTGAGCAGACAGCAGACCGGTTGCGCGCCAGACTTGTCGAGCGTGTCAACAACCTCCGGGTAGGCCACAGCCTCGACCCGAAGGCCGACTACGGCCCACTGGTCACTGAGGCTGCTTTAAACCGGGTGCGTGACTACATCAGCCAGGGCGTGTCCGGCGGCGCGGAACTGGTGGTCGACGGTCGGGAGCGCGGCAGCGACGACCTGACGTTCGGCGACACGAACTTGGAGGGTGGGTACTTCATCGGGCCCACGCTGTTTGACCATGTCACACCAGACATGTCGATCTACACCGACGAGATCTTCGGGCCCGTGCTGTGCATGGTGCGAGCCCACGACTACGAGCAGGCGCTGCGGCTGCCCTCGGAGCACGAATACGGCAATGGTGTGGCGATCTTCACCCGTGACGGCGACACCGCCCGCGACTTCACCTCCCGGGTACAGGTCGGCATGGTCGGTGTCAACGTGCCGATCCCGGTGCCGGTCGCCTACCACACCTTCGGCGGTTGGAAGCGCTCCGGTTTTGGTGATCTCAACCAGCACGGCCCGGCGTCGATCCAGTTCTACACCAAGGTCAAGACCGTGACCTCCCGGTGGCCGTCGGGCATCAAGGATGGCGCCGAATTCGTGATCCCCACAATGAAATAGCTACACGATGCACGGCCTTAATGACGACGAGCAAGTGATCACCGAGACAGCGGCTGCGTTCGCCGAGAAGCGGCTTGCCCCCTACGCCCTGGAATGGGATGCAGCCCAGCATTTTCCGGTCGACGTGCTGCGTGAAGCGGCTGAGCTGGGGATGGCTGCGATTTACTGCCGCGACGACGTCGGCGGTAGCGGGCTGCGCCGCCTCGACGGTGTGCGCATCTTCGAACAGCTGGCCATGGCCGACCCGACCGTCGCCGCATTCCTGTCCATTCACAACATGTGCGCCTGGATGATCGACGCCTTCGGCACCGCCGAACAACGCAAAATCTGGGTGCCCCGGCTGGCGTCGATGGATGTCATTGCCAGCTATTGCCTGACCGAGCCCGGCGCCGGTTCGGATGCCGGCGCATTGCGCACCCGCGCTGTCAAACACGGCGGTGACTACGTGCTCGACGGGGTCAAACAGTTTATCTCCGGCGGCGGAGCGTCGGACGTTTACCTGGTAATGGCGCGCACCGGCGGCGACGGTCCCCGTGGGATATCCGCGTTTGTCGTCGAAAAAGGCGCTGCAGGACTTAGTTTCGGCACACACGAGCAGAAGATGGGTTGGAACGCGCAGCCGACCACGCAAGTGGTGCTGGAGGGAGTGCGGGTGCCTGCCGACGCGATGGTGGGTGGTGCAGACGGCGAGGGCACCGGTTTTTCCATCGCGATGAACGGCCTCAACGGCGGCCGGATCAACATCGCCGCCTGCTCACTTGGCGGCGCCCAGTGCGCCTACGACAAGGCCGTTCGCTACGTCCGCGACCGCCACGCGTTCGGCGCCAGCCTGCTCGACGAGCCCACCATCCGGTTCACGTTGGCCGACATGGCCACCGCGTTAGAGACGTCGCGGCTGTTGTTGTGGCGGGCGGCGACCGCGCTGGACAACGATGACGCCGACAAGGTCGAGCTGTGCGCGATGGCCAAACGCTACGTCACCGACGCATGTTTCGATGTCGCCGACAAGGCCCTCCAGTTACACGGGGGCTATGGGTATTTGCGCGAGTATGGTGTGGAGAAGATCGTCCGCGATCTGCGGGTGCACCGAATCCTCGAGGGAACCAACGAAATCATGCGCGTGGTGATCGGACGGGCCGAGGCTGCGCGAGTCCGCGCCGCCACTTAGGAGGACCGATGTCGGCGACGTCCACGATCGCGTTTCTCGGCTTGGGTCACATGGGTGCCCCGATGTCGGCGAATCTGGTTGCGGCGGGCCATCTCGTCCGTGGCTTCGACCCGCAGTCCGCCGCCGCGGCCGTCGCCACCAAAAACGGTGTCGCCGTGTTCGACAGCGCCGCCGATGCGGTGGGCGATGCGGAGGTGGTCATCACCATGCTGCCCGACGGAGAGACCGTGAAGCGCTGTTACGCCGAGGTGCTTCCTGCTGCGCAACCGGGGACGCTGTTCATCGACAGCTCCACCATTGCAGTCAGCGACGCCCGCGAGGTGCACACCCTGGCCGGCTCGCATGGTTTTGCCCAGCTCGACGCCCCGGTGTCCGGCGGGGTGGCCGGCGCGGTCGCCGGCACGCTGGCGTTCATGGTCGGGGGTGACGGGGCGGCCCTTGAGCGAGCGCGGCCGGTGCTGGAACCCATGGCAGGCAAGATCATTCACTGTGGTGCGGCCGGCGCGGGCCAGGCCGCCAAGCTGTGCAACAACATGGTGCTCGCAGTGCAGCAGATCGCGATCGCTGAGGCGTTCCTACTCGCCGAGAAGCTCGGGCTGTCGGCGCAGTCGCTATTCGACGTCATCACCGGCGCGACCGGCAATTGCTGGGCGGTGCACACCAACTGCCCGGTGCCCGGTCCGGTGCCGACATCACCGGCCAACCACGATTTCGCACCGGGTTTTGCCACCGCGCTGATGAACAAGGATCTGGGGCTGGCGATGAACGCGGTGGCGTCCACCGGGACGGCCGCGCCTCTGGGCCGCTGCGCCGCCGAGATTTATGCCCGGTTCGCGGCCGAGCACCCCGAGAAGGACTTCAGCGCGGTAATCGAGATGCTGCGCCGCGGCTAAGCGGTTCCCAAGCGCTTCTGAGCGAGCACCCATTGCCGGTGCAGTTGCTGGCAACCGGCGGCGACCAGCGGATCGGCGCCGTCGTAACCGGAACGGAGCGCGGCGGCACCGGTGAAGTTCTGGCAGGCACTGTAGTCGGTGGTGACCACCACGGTGGGCAGCCCGACGGCGAGCGCCGCCGCCAGCCCCCGACCTGAACCGGTGACCGCCAGCGCACTCTCGGGCGTTATTCCCAGTTCCCACAACGCGAGCCGGTACAGTTCGACATCACCGGGCCGATCTGCGTCATCACCGGTCACTATGGTCTCGACCAGCCCCTCCCCCACGACGTTGCGGACCAGCGCCTCGACCCATGACCGGCGGCACGTGCTGACCACACCCACCCAGGTCCCGGCGACGAACAAACCCATCACCAAGTCGACGAGCCCGGGCCGGGCTGCAATGTCACCGTCGAGTATGCGCTCGCCGACGATTGCCTTCTGGGTCGCGCAGACTCGGGCGGCGAGCGTATCCGCCCAGGCCCCGAAGCCGCGCGCGCCAAGTGCGCTCGCGACGCGCTGATGCTCGTCGGCGATTCGCAGAAGGCGCCCGTATTCCTCCACGCCCCAACTGATATCGAGATCGTGGGCGTCAAACGCAGCGTTGTAAGCCACCCGCTGCGCGTCACGTTCCAGATCGACCAGCGCCGTCTCCGCGTCGAACAACACCGCGCGCAGCGGCTCGACGTCGGCATCCCCCGGACGTGCCCGGTCCCACCAGAACGTCCGCGCGGGCCGTGTCTGCATCGGCACGGTTCGCATACCGCTAGCGTGTCCGCGTCGCTCCCTCGGGTCGTCCCCCATTCGGGGGATTGGCATGGCTATTCACCCCGCTATTCACCCCGCTATTCACCCCGCTATTCACCCCGCGACGACGCGGCCGCGGCGTCCCCGGCGCCGGTTTCCGCCCGGCGATGGGGCGCTGCGCGACTATGGTGTTGCCATGGTGGTGGGGTCTGCCGGTGCCCCGGTGCGGCTTGTGCTCGTCGATGACCACGAAATGGTGATCGAGGGTCTCAAGGCGATGCTCGCCGCCTTCAAGGACCGGGTGCGGGTGGTCGGGCAGGCCGTGGGCGCCGAGCGGGCGATCAGCGTTATCGAGAGCCTGCAGCCCGACATCGTGTTGTGCGACGTGCGCATGCAAGGTTCCAGCGGCTTAGACCTGTGCCTGGCGCTGCGTGAACGTGACCCGGAACGCAAAGTCGTCATGTTGTCGGTCTACGACGACGAACAGTACCTGTTTCAGGCGTTGCGGGTGGGCGCGCGCGGGTACTTGCTGAAAAGCATCAGCAGCGACGAGTTGGTGCGCCAGCTGGAATCGGTGCACCACGGTGAAACGGTCATCGACCCCGGTCTGGCCGCTCGCGCGGTCGACACCGCGGCACGGCTGCAGCGCGACGAGTTTTGGCCGGGCGCCCGGCAGGGATTGACCCAGCGGGAAAGCGAAATCCTCTCCTACATCGTCACCGGACTGTCTAACCGTGGCATCGCCAATAAGCTCGTGATCGGCGAGGAGACCGTCAAAAGCCATCTGCGGTCGATATACCGCAAGCTTGGCGTCAGCGATCGTACCGGTGCGGTGGCCACCGCGCTGCGGGAAGGCATCTACCGATGACAGGCTCCGGCGCGGCAGCTGCTCAGCCGCGGCGCGGCATGCCCAACGCGGTGCGCGACCTTGTCGACGCCGATCGTGAGCTGGCGCTGCTGCGCGAGCTGATCCAGGCGGCCTCCAGCGGCCCCGAGGTCGAACCGCTCGCGGCGGCGGCCGCGCGCATGATCACCGCGGCCACCGGGACCGACGTGTGCTTCGTGCACGTACTCGACGACAGCGGCCGCTCGTTGACGCTGGCCGGTGCGACGCCGCCGTTCGACGGGCAGGTCGGCAAAATCCGGTTGCCGCTGGGCTCCGGGGTGTCCGGCTGGGTGGCACGGCACCGCGAACCGGTGGTCATCAGCCACGACAAAGAGGCCGACCCACGCTACCTGCCCATCCCGTCGCTGCGCGGCCGAGATTTCACCTCGATGGTGTCGGTGCCCATGGAAACCGACCCGGGCGGGCTGGTGGGCGTGCTGAATGTGCATACGGTCGTGCGCCGGGAGTTCACGCACGGTGATGTCGAGTTGTTGCGCGTCATCGGCCGGCTCATCGCCGGTGCCATGCATCAGGCGCGGCTGCATCGGCAGCTGGTGGCCCGCGAACGCGCGCACGAGCTGTTCGTCGAGCAGGTGATCGAGGCCCAGGAGATCGAGCGCCGCCGGCTCGCCGGGGATATTCACGACGGGATTTCGCAACGGCTGATCACATTGACCTACCGCCTGGACGCGGCGGCGCGTGCCGTCAACGACAATCCGGCCGAAGCCTCGCAACAACTCGACGAGGCCCGCCAGCTCGCCCAACTCACACTTCAGGAGGCGCGTGCCGCGATCAGCGGGCTGCGCCCGCCGGTGCTCGACGACCTGGGCCTCGCGGGCGGATTGGCCAGCCTGGCCCGCTCGATGCCCCAGCTGGAGCTGCAGCTGGATCTTTCAGATGTGCGGGTCCCCGAGCATATCGAGCTCGCGCTCTACCGCATCGCGCAGGAAGGCCTGCAAAACATCGTCAAACATGCCCACGCGACGATGGCCCGGCTGAAGTTCGCGGTCGAAAACGACACCGCCCGGCTGGAAATCGTCGATGACGGAGTGGGTTTCGACACTTTCGAGAACCCGCTCGGCGGCGACGACATGGGTGGGTACGGGGTGCTGTCGATGGCCGAGCGCGCCGAACTCGTTGGCGGACAGCTCAATATCCGGTCGCGACCCGGTGCCGGGACCGCGGTCACGGCCACCATTCCGCTGCGGTCCGTCTAGACGAAGGCTGGTCTCCTTCCTCTCCACAGGGCGCTCTCGGCTCGGTGGTGCGGTGCGGCAGCGAGGGCGCGAGAATAGCCCGGGAGCGACGGCGTGGCCCCGGCGTCACGGTCGGGCAACGTAAAACCGCCCAATGTCCCCGGGACTGGGTAATTTTGCGGGGTAATATTGCGTCCGCTCGCGAGTCAGAAATCCCCGGCGTTATGCCGCAACGTTCCGATCGATGACACCAAGGCTCGCGCTTCCTCCGGAGACATGCCGATATCGGCGAACACCTTCTCGTTGAGCGTGACCGTGGCGTCCTCAACCGTGGAGCGACCGAGATCGGTGATCTGCACCAGGGTAGTGCGCCCGTCGGTGGGGTGCGGCGTGCGCTTCACCAGCCCATCGGCTTCCAGCCGGCGAATCGCGTGGGTCACGCTGGTGACATGGACCTGCAGCCGGTCGGACGCCTTGGTGATTGGCAACGCACCGGTCCGGCTGAACGCCAGCAGCCGCAACAACTCGAAGCGGGAAAAGCTTAAGTCATACGGGCGCAACGCGTTCTCGACGCGGGCGAGCAAAATCTGGTGGGCGCGCATCACCGACGTGACCGCGACCATGCCGTCCGCGAAATCGCCCCAGCCTGCGCGCTCCCAGTTGGCGCGGGCCTGCGCAATCGGGTCACGCCTGTCGGGTTGCTCAGCGGCCATGCTTTTTCATACCGCACTTGCGGGGCAGCGGTCAGCCGACGTTTGCCGTGGACTTTGTCACCGCGGCCAACGCCGTCGTTCACGCCCTGACTATTGGGGTGAGCTCGCCGGCCGGCTATTGTCCGAGGACGCACAGGCCAAATATGTTGGTATACAGTAAAAATGATCGCAGACCGTGGGTTGCGGCAGGCTAGCGGGTGTTCTGTCCGCAGGCTTGTCATCGGCCGCGCTACCGCGCCGCAGTGGCCCGCGAACTCGGGTTGTCGCGGAACACCGTAAGCCTTAGCCGAGGGTCAGGATGCGCGGCCCGTCCCCGGTTGCGGCCACGGTGTGCTCCCAGTGTGCGGCGCGCGAACCGTCGACGGTCACCACCGTCCACTCGTCGTCGAGCACAACCGTGTCGCCGGACCCGAGGGTCAACATCGGTTCGATGGCCAGCACCGAGCCCGGGACCAGCAGCGGACCGCGGCCCGGGGCGCCCTCGTTGGGCAGGAACGGCTCCATGTGCATGCGCCGGCCGATACCGTGGCCACCGTAGCCCTTGACGATGCCGAAGGCGCGTCCGTAGCGGGCTTCCGCCGCGTGCGTGCCGGTTTCGATGGCATGCGACACATCGCTGAGCCGGTTACCGGGCGTCATCGCGGCGATCCCGGCCTCCAGCGAATCCCTGGTCGCCTGCGCCAGCACTGCATCCTCTGCGCTGAGTGTCCCGACACCGAAGGTGACCGCGGCGTCGCCGTGCCAGCCGTCCAGGATCGCTCCGCAGTCGATCGACACCAGGTCACCGGGCGCGAGAATCTCGGCAGCGGAGGGAATCCCGTGCACCACCCGGTCGTTCACCGACGCGCAGATCGACGCCGGATAACCGTGATACCCCAGGAACGACGGCGTGGCCCCGGCGTCACGGATCACCGATTCGGCGATCTGGTCGAGGCTCAGTGTGGAGACTCCGGCGACCGCTGCCTGCTGGACCGCGCGCAGCGCCGCGGCGACGACCGCGCCGGCCGCAGCCATCGCGTCGAGTTCCCCCGGGCTGCGTTGTGCCACAACCTTGCGCGGACGCAGACCGGCCAGTGCGATCACGCTATTTCCCCAGGGCTTGCAGTGCGCGGGCGAATACTTCGTCGATGCTGCCGACGGCGTCGACGGTTTTCAGCTCGTCACGGTAGTAGTCCAGCAGCGGCGCGGTCTCATCGTTATAGACCTTCATCCGGTTGAGGATGATCTCCTCGGTGTCGTCGGCGCGGCCCCGCCCTTCGAGCCGTTCGAGCAGCACGTCCCGCGGCACCCGAAACTCCAGGACCGCGTCGATTTTGGTGCCACGGCGCTCAAGCATCTCGTGGAGTGCCTTGGCCTGCTCAAGGGAACGGGGATAGCCGTCGAGGATGAACCCGGCGGCTGCGTCCGGATTGTTCAGGCGGTCGTCGACCATCGCGTTGGTCAGCTCGGACGGCACCAGGTCACCGGCGTCCAGGTACTGCTTAGCCTCGACGCCGAGCTTTGTCCCCGCCTTGATGTGGCGCCGAAACAGCTCCCCGGTGGAGATCTGCGGAATCTCGAGTTTCTCCGCCAGCTTTGCCGCCTGCGTGCCTTTACCCGCCCCCGGCGGCCCCAGCAGAATAACCCTCACTTCAGGAACCCTTCATAGTTGCGCTGCATGAGCTGGCTCTCGATCTGCTTGACCGTATCCAAACCGACGCCGACCATGATCAGTACCGCCGTTCCGCCGAACGGCAGATTCTGGACCGTCCCGGTACTGCCTAACCCGAGAAAGAAATTAGGCAATACCGCGATCACACCGAGGTAGATCGAGCCCGGCAACGTAATCCGGCTCAGCACAAAACGCAAATAGTCAGCCGTTGGCCGGCCCGGCCGAATACCGGGAATGAAGCCGCCGAACTTTTTCATCTCGTCGGCGCGTTCATCGGGATTAAATGTGACCGAGACGTAGAAATACGTGAAGAAGATGATCAGCGCGAAATAGATGGCGATGTATACGGAGTTGCCGGGGTTGGACAGGTAGTTCGCGACGAATTTGTCCCACCAACTGCTGCCCCGACCGCCACCGCTTCTGATCAGCTGGGTGATCAGCTGCGGAATATAGATCAGTGACGAGGCGAAGATGACCGGGATGACCCCGGCCTGGTTGACTTTGAGCGGCAGATACGTCGACGTCCCGCCGTACATGCGCCGACCCACCATGCGCTTGGCGTATTGCACCGGGATGCGGCGTTGGCCCTGCTCGACGAACACCACGCCGACGATGATGACCAGCGTGGCCGCACAGACCGCGGCGAAAGTCATTCCGCCGCGGTTGTGCAGGATGTCTCGGCCCTCGAAGGGGATCCGGGCGGCGATGCCGACGAAGATCAACAGCGACATACCGTTGCCGATCCCGCGCTCGGTGATCAGCTCGCCCATCCACATCACCAGCGCCGCGCCCCCTGTCATCACAAACACGATCACGACGAGGGTGAAGATGCTCTGGTCGGCGATGATGTCTAATGCGCAGCCCTGCAGCAGCCCGCCGTTGGCTGCCAGCGCCACAATGCTGGTTGCCTGCAAGATGGCCAGCGCGATCGCCACGTAGCGGGTGTATTGGGTCATTTTGGCCTGACCGGCCTGACCCTCTTTGCGCAGCTCCTCGAACCGCGGGATGACGACCGTGAGCAGCTGCACGATGATGCTGGCGGTGATGTAGGGCATCACGCCGACCGCGAACACGGTCAGCTTCAGCAGGGCGCCGCCGGAGAACAAGTTGATCAGCGAGTAGATCTGGCCGCCCTCACCGCCGGTGACCTGGGCGATGCACTTCTGCACGTTGGGGTAGTTCACCCCGGGAGACGGCAATGAGGCACCGATGC encodes:
- the secY gene encoding preprotein translocase subunit SecY, which codes for MLSAFISSLRTVDLRRKILFTLGIVVIYRIGASLPSPGVNYPNVQKCIAQVTGGEGGQIYSLINLFSGGALLKLTVFAVGVMPYITASIIVQLLTVVIPRFEELRKEGQAGQAKMTQYTRYVAIALAILQATSIVALAANGGLLQGCALDIIADQSIFTLVVIVFVMTGGAALVMWMGELITERGIGNGMSLLIFVGIAARIPFEGRDILHNRGGMTFAAVCAATLVIIVGVVFVEQGQRRIPVQYAKRMVGRRMYGGTSTYLPLKVNQAGVIPVIFASSLIYIPQLITQLIRSGGGRGSSWWDKFVANYLSNPGNSVYIAIYFALIIFFTYFYVSVTFNPDERADEMKKFGGFIPGIRPGRPTADYLRFVLSRITLPGSIYLGVIAVLPNFFLGLGSTGTVQNLPFGGTAVLIMVGVGLDTVKQIESQLMQRNYEGFLK
- the map gene encoding type I methionyl aminopeptidase, whose translation is MIALAGLRPRKVVAQRSPGELDAMAAAGAVVAAALRAVQQAAVAGVSTLSLDQIAESVIRDAGATPSFLGYHGYPASICASVNDRVVHGIPSAAEILAPGDLVSIDCGAILDGWHGDAAVTFGVGTLSAEDAVLAQATRDSLEAGIAAMTPGNRLSDVSHAIETGTHAAEARYGRAFGIVKGYGGHGIGRRMHMEPFLPNEGAPGRGPLLVPGSVLAIEPMLTLGSGDTVVLDDEWTVVTVDGSRAAHWEHTVAATGDGPRILTLG
- a CDS encoding response regulator, which translates into the protein MVVGSAGAPVRLVLVDDHEMVIEGLKAMLAAFKDRVRVVGQAVGAERAISVIESLQPDIVLCDVRMQGSSGLDLCLALRERDPERKVVMLSVYDDEQYLFQALRVGARGYLLKSISSDELVRQLESVHHGETVIDPGLAARAVDTAARLQRDEFWPGARQGLTQRESEILSYIVTGLSNRGIANKLVIGEETVKSHLRSIYRKLGVSDRTGAVATALREGIYR
- a CDS encoding HAD hydrolase-like protein, which gives rise to MRTVPMQTRPARTFWWDRARPGDADVEPLRAVLFDAETALVDLERDAQRVAYNAAFDAHDLDISWGVEEYGRLLRIADEHQRVASALGARGFGAWADTLAARVCATQKAIVGERILDGDIAARPGLVDLVMGLFVAGTWVGVVSTCRRSWVEALVRNVVGEGLVETIVTGDDADRPGDVELYRLALWELGITPESALAVTGSGRGLAAALAVGLPTVVVTTDYSACQNFTGAAALRSGYDGADPLVAAGCQQLHRQWVLAQKRLGTA
- a CDS encoding MarR family transcriptional regulator, which translates into the protein MAAEQPDRRDPIAQARANWERAGWGDFADGMVAVTSVMRAHQILLARVENALRPYDLSFSRFELLRLLAFSRTGALPITKASDRLQVHVTSVTHAIRRLEADGLVKRTPHPTDGRTTLVQITDLGRSTVEDATVTLNEKVFADIGMSPEEARALVSSIGTLRHNAGDF
- a CDS encoding GAF domain-containing sensor histidine kinase; the encoded protein is MPNAVRDLVDADRELALLRELIQAASSGPEVEPLAAAAARMITAATGTDVCFVHVLDDSGRSLTLAGATPPFDGQVGKIRLPLGSGVSGWVARHREPVVISHDKEADPRYLPIPSLRGRDFTSMVSVPMETDPGGLVGVLNVHTVVRREFTHGDVELLRVIGRLIAGAMHQARLHRQLVARERAHELFVEQVIEAQEIERRRLAGDIHDGISQRLITLTYRLDAAARAVNDNPAEASQQLDEARQLAQLTLQEARAAISGLRPPVLDDLGLAGGLASLARSMPQLELQLDLSDVRVPEHIELALYRIAQEGLQNIVKHAHATMARLKFAVENDTARLEIVDDGVGFDTFENPLGGDDMGGYGVLSMAERAELVGGQLNIRSRPGAGTAVTATIPLRSV
- a CDS encoding adenylate kinase, whose protein sequence is MRVILLGPPGAGKGTQAAKLAEKLEIPQISTGELFRRHIKAGTKLGVEAKQYLDAGDLVPSELTNAMVDDRLNNPDAAAGFILDGYPRSLEQAKALHEMLERRGTKIDAVLEFRVPRDVLLERLEGRGRADDTEEIILNRMKVYNDETAPLLDYYRDELKTVDAVGSIDEVFARALQALGK